The DNA sequence CatatcaaataaaagaaattttattaatgataatACTTTCATTATCTTGCATGGCGCATGtgcacatacatacatacgcGCATGATATATgcagatacatatatatacatatgtatgaatagataaatatatatatatatatatatatcgctcCCTAATATATGGATTAAAAGTATCAATGAtgtcttctattttattttacaaattgtaaaatCATTATGTGGCAATCTTGTTATCATCAGGGTaagtaaataactatatatagatagataaacaaacaaacaaacaagaaattaatgatacAGATATTTTAAGCTCCTGTATTTCTATCAGATGAATTTGATTGTTATTTTTTGGACACCTGTCTTATTCGTATTTGTCCTCTACAAATATGCATACTATTAACCATTCTTCCAaaaccaattttttcaaaaaaaagatATCTCCTGTTGCTATTTTAAGCTGTGACCCCAATTAAGTGTTGCCAGAAAGGGAGTCTTGACAAGCTAAAAGGGGCTTACTCTAGAGAGTTaccatgagaaaaaaaaatacaaattcactaatagttacttccttaaccattaagaaaataaaattaaaatatatgagtaGGCACATTTGAGAGTCATAttagcattttctttttgatatgatatgtcaGATCTAATGAGATTTACtatttaacatatcatatcaaatttcgtcaatttaaaaaaaaaaatccacaaaagAAACATTTCTCACTTGGATTTCTTGTCTATATATACCTTTAAAGCGTAGCacttttttgaaaggaaaaggcTTCATTCATTAATCCTCAAATGAATTCCAATATACAAGAGGGGATGTTCCCTACGTCAACAGATGAGGTAGAAGACATAAGTGCGTTCTTGGTTAGCACATGCGCTGCCTGATTACCCTCTCTACGTATATGGTTTGCTGACCAACTATCAAAAGAAGGTAACTGACTCCTAACATCTTCTATTATCATGCCAACCGTAGACCAGTGTTTTCACCCTTCCCATTAATGGCTTGGATAGCCTACAGTGAGTCCCCTTCAAGTATTATCCTCTTAAAATCGATCCAGCTGAATTCCCAGGAGTGTTGCTTCCAAAGCTCCCATTGATTCTGCCAGTAGAGGGTCTGGGAAGAGGGCTCTAAAAAACCTTGCCGATGCCACTACCACACTAGTAAAGTTTCTAACAATAATACCAATTCCAACTTTGCATCGGATTTTGTCTATTGCTGTGTCCCAGTTAAGTTTGAGTACTTGAGGTGGAGGGGGACTCCAGTTCGTGCTTTGAAGTTGAGGATCTTGTAATTTTTGTGGTCTCTGGGTTTGCAGGTTGAGTAAGTCCAGTAGAGTGATCTTAGCCTACTCTGCTACTAAGTTGGGGCTCTTAAATTCTTGCTGAAACACATACAGGTTTCTTCGAGCCTAGATTCTCTTGGCAACCACTGCTAGTTCTTCCACCAAAGGCATACCCCTACTTAGAGCTAGTGAGTTGATCAGGTCTGGTAGTGAAGGGGTGAGGGAAGGTCTTTTTTGGAGCTGGCTTGAGCATTGGTTCCACACATCTTGGGCTGCAGGGCATGACCAGATGGCATGGATTGCTGTCTTATTTTCTTGCAAGCATAGTGGGCAGGCAGGTTTGTCTAAGATTTTCCTTTTATACAGGTTCCAGTTTGTTGGTAGAGCTTCATGGCATGCTCTCCAAAGGAACATCTTGTCTGTTGCGAGGATTTTAAGCTTCCATAAACGTGACCAGAATTGGTCCCTAGATGAGTCCTCTGAAGGTTTTCCCATTTCCTCATGTAGTGTTTCTTTGTGAAGATGGTATGCACTTCTTACTGAGAAGATGCCTTGTGTTGTTCCCTGCCAGATTAGTTTGTCTTCACACCTCGAGAAACTTAGTGGGACTTGGTAGATAATCTCTGCCTCCTCCTTGGGGAAACATTCTTCCACTAGTTGTGTCTTCCATTGCATTGTGTTCTGGTCAATGAGGGTGATAACAGTGGCCTCGTGATCCAAGGTTTTCAGAGTGAGTGTTGGTTTGAAGGAATTGGGGGTCTCAAGGTCCATTTGTCTTGCATGATGCTAATGTTTGTTCCATTGCCAACTCGCCATTTAAAGCGTAGCACTTGAAAACTTGCAAGCTAAGACCCATATTAACCTTAAATATTggcacaaaaattatattaatgattattttaattatgttcatttaatttgttataGCATCCTAATGCTGGGTAATATGTAGTcagatttcatatatttaaaaaatattatggttGCTGGTTGCCATAGATAGCAAGATTTCGATTGTTGGAATTTTGCCACTACTAGTCATTGCCTGTGACAGTTCTGATGTTTAAGTCAGTAGCAAGTGATCAGagataataatttatgaatgTGTAATCAGATGATTCGAGGATCATTCCAACCATAACCTTTTATTCCATTTTCTTCTATTCTTAGATGGAGATTAATAATCAATGATCTTATAATTTTAGGGTATTTGTTATCCTCTCTCGTGAAAGACATCattcaaattattcaaatttcCATACTTTCAACGcatataaaaagaagaagaaaaatatgaatgaatcgaTGTGTTGGGTTTAGCCACGATAGTGCTAAACTCAGCCAAAaccatattataattaaaatttgaaattcagtTTTCTATGTTcccttaatataattatttaatacaaaagATTGGAATTTGGTTATAATTGGTATTGTGAGCAATATAAGTTATGACAACTCCATATGCATATAACAATCATCTCTAATATCCAAAAATGGAGTGTGAGCTCGATCGTTGTCATCAAGGTAAGTAAATagctatatatagataaataactaaataaataaacaaggtAGTTATTTGTTATGTTATAATTctctatttataagaaaaaattaatgatgGAGATATATATGCATACTACTAACCATTCTTTCAAAACcattttccaaaacaaaaaacatgtaTCTCTTGTTGCTATTTTTAGATGTGATCCCTAGTAACACCTTGTCCCAAGATCATATAAATTGATCAGTATCGAAAATATTGCCAGAAAGGGAGTCATAACAGGCTAAAAAGGGTGAGGGTTAACATGAGGCCATGGTTCTGGTGTTTGCTTCTCATAAGCATGATGGTGCTAAGGGCTACTGATGCTAATTTGAGTCGCAATATCTTTAAAGCATGCAAGCAGCCTAAAGCCTCAGGTTGTCTTGATAATCCAGGGGGGCCTCCGAAAGAAGCAAATCCCTATACTCGAGGTTgcaacaagattttccgttgtCGTGGATCAAACcaacataattattaatattatgtttGGCAATAGAAGGTTTCGAATGCAAACGAGTTATAACCCGAATAAATTTTTccctttccttaaagaaaattCTCCCCTCAATTGTTAGTGGCACATGAAGGAGCAGTAACTTTTGTATGGTGTTCGCTAGGGTATGCTCGAAAGGAGCAGATACTGCATACAAGGTATGTTTGAATGGGTATTAGGCCCATTCACTTTATGTTGTTTCAATGTTTTTCTtcccaataaaaatataaaaataatagtttgaAAAGGAATGTAAGCCATATGAAagttcaataatatatatttctcttgtttctctatttcttattttttgtgattttttttacttaatattaagaaaataagtaatgctacatacaatcgtAGATTGTgcaaataacttaaaaaaagtgatcagaagaatctcgtatttatttacttttttataaaataattatacgacatTTATATACTCACAATGCAACTATCATTAAAAACATTCTATACTTTTCCATGCAACCCATTCTTTTTAATGtctaaacaaaaacaataacCAGGCCCAAGGGACCAGAATTCCAGAACTATGGCTGTTAACTGCCTGCCAGAAATAAGTCTGTTGCTAGTTGCAACTTGCTGGCATTGGATGAAAAATGCCTAAAAATACATAGTACATAACAAAGTTGAGAGAGAAATTGTTCATGAATTGCCCCCTTATGATCGTCTCTAATAAAATTAGAACAGACTAAATATAGTTATTCTATTTTTAGGCCGGTGTgtaaatacattatatatattatttaaatgataatatttgatttgttatatttaaattttaaaattatatttcaaatcaaattatgataTATAAGCACTTTATTCGGTGTACTCTACATGCTAacttgaaaatttaaattttcatctaaatatAATGAGAAAGTATAAggtctataaataaaatagaagtgCTGATTTACAGAAATTTTATATAAGTTTACAAATTAACGCGACTTAACGTgatacactatatatatttcacATTAAGAATAACTTTACATATGACAGATTATACTAAATTacctaaaatttctatataaattaaacaattttctaaataaagaaTTTATACACTAACAAGTTCTGATATGTTGGATCTAACAAAATTTACTATTTAACCTATCGTATCAAATTATATCcgtttgtaaaataatttttttcaaaagaaacatttttcatatagatttatTGTGTATAGCCTTCAAAGAGTAGCACTTGGAAACTTGCAAGATCCATAACCTGAAATATCggcacaaaaattaatatattaatatttattttaattatagtcatttcattcatttattaTAGCATCCGAATGCTGCggtaataaagaaatattacgtggaaataaatctaaattaaattaagggGTAATGCTTACTAGGATACTTGACAGCTTGAGTAGCGAGCCCATTGAAATAGCAGGTCCCACCGGACCATCTGAACTGTGTCCAATAAGAGCTAAATTCGTAGCTCGCGTGCCAGGTCACCGAGTCAGGTTTGTGACACCTTTTCCCCAGTTGAATCGGGTCACAGGTTTTGTTCCCCTGCGAGGACGCGTAGGATAATGCCGACCGCACTTCGCTCCTATTGGGTCCCTTCGCTACCAAGCACCATATCTTTCCCTTGTACGGCTCGCTGTTCATCAGCTTCGGCAACGGCTTGTAGTTCGACTCCGTCGTCTCTACGGAGAGTTTTATTaggagtgtaaaaaaaaattaatatttatatataatatataatatttatatataatatatacccGACTAACACGGACCACAAGGAACTCTAGAAGTATCTCGTTGGGTCTATTCGACTGCGGTGGTGTACaacagaaaagagagaaaataactaGAAACAGAATGAACTTAGAGTGTTTCCAGAAATTATCAAGATAAGAAAGAGATAAGATAAAGCAAAGCTGTTAGCAACCAGAACcagaagatattatatataatatataattatatataaaataattttatattatataataaattattaattaatataatattaaattttaaaatcttatatcattttatttattatattaataattatattactattatataatgcatattaataattatattaatattatattactatatattattatatattataatatattattattataatattatatattataatattctatattatatatattatataaaatataatattatacattaaaactaataaaatcGGATCAAAAATTATGGATGACACGTaatcagttttaaaaaatataaaaccgtgCATACTGATCtgaaattttatctaaaatcaaacCGTTATACTCCTGGTTTATCTCATACACGTTCGGGTACAGAAACCCGAAATTCCGCTCCGTACCCACACCCGGTTTTTGGTTCTCGTCTATGGCGGACGGAGTCCCAACCTTAACCGTGCGGATCCCTTGGGCTCTTAGGGAATTCTTGATTTTGCGCATGGCGGGGACGAGGTCGTACCGGCTTTGGGTGTCGGAATAGGAGCTGAGGATTTTGTTTCCGACGAGGAGGTACGGCGTTAGATCGGACCCACTGGTCAGCGACGGTTTGGTTGGAGGAGATGTTGGAGATGAGCTGGTTGGGGACCATGATCGAGACCTTAAGGTTTGTGTTCTTAAGGGATTGTGGATTTCTGGATTGGCGTTGTAGATTTTAACGCACTTGGCTTTGAGGGATTTAATGAGCTCTACCGACGCGACGGTGATGGCAGATTACTTCCCAGCTGACCATAGTTTACTCCCACCTTGCCTGAGATCTCTGCGCCTGCAAGCAAAATATGGTTTAAGAGCACAATAAGCGAACCCCGCAAAACCGCTTTCGAGAACTTATGAGCAAACAAATAACTTTGCACTTACTGCAAACGGAAACAAGAGGTAGAGAATGAGCAGAGGAACAAGACCCAGACCCATCTTCATTGTACTCTGCTGCTTCTTGAGCTTACTGAACTCAGAGTGAAACCATcccaagagagagagataaaaaaaaggggaaaaaaaaaggaaaggaatttGCTGTATTAGATATGAAGATAATAAGAGTGCAAAGCAGAAGATGTGGAGCACAGAGATTGTATGAGCTATGGGGTTCTAGCAGGTATGGGGAAGATTGAAGCTGGTTGGAAAGGTGGGTTGGAAAAATGATAGGGGAGTCGAACTAAACCCCACCGACCAATGGTGTCAAAAGGAGAATGAAAGGGTTTGGACCCTTAGGGGAATAACACTCTTTTTGATCTGCAGTCAGCTTTGtgcaaagaaaagataaaagaaaaggaaagcagAGTGTAATCTGCAGAGAAGAGAGTGAGATCGGATGGATGAAGGAACATGACTCGTTTGTAAGGTAACGTCATTGTCAAACTTTCTTGCTTGCCCTAAGGCTATTGTGTTAAGCATTTGTAAGGAAACTTAGCTTGGTTTCCGAGAAGGGAGAGAAGGGTGGATACAGGTACgaaaaaaaggagaaagtaGCCGTTAAGACTGAAAGGATTTGCTGTGGCCGGTGATTtgcgaataaaaaaaaattataaattttttttttttatattcagagagatctacatgaataaaaaaaaattattaatttttttataatttttttttattcatgtaggtcccgtattaattcacttttttatagccgactgcacgccgactgcatctgccgactgcaaaaagtatttctcttttgtaAAATATCTCATAAgaataacatcattttataaaaatattcttattttaaaatataattgtgaaatatattataaaaatgtgTTACATAGATATCAttactcaatttaaaatatcaaattataaaattattttttgatataattttaatgttttacatCAAAAACAAATTCTACAAATAAGCAGACCTCTATCTAACCAACATGTGAACTGGTCATCACGCCAATTAATcaattcacttttataaaatttttgtatagaTTCAAcacttttcttattatttaattttttttttcaattacatTAAAGTAATGTTGTGTGTATGAATAAGGAGGCttgtaaataagtttttttattttatattaagaaactGTCCAAATCAATATAAAATGTGTCATATCGACAAGTGCGACTGGGGATGAAAGAAGACTAAGATGAAGAGTGTCTTAACTATAAAAAGAAGATGAACATGAAagagatttatatataatatgaggtTGCCTGACTAGCTAGCCTGCTGCCTAATTGCTCTAATTTAAGAAGATGATATTGTTCTTAAGATTTGAGGTATTATACAAATTAGGAGCCACCTATGATGACTTTTCCACGTCGTTGAAGCTCATAAAGCGTGACAAGCGCCACAGAATCGAGTGAACTCTTTTTATCAGCTCTAGCATCTCCTGTGCATTCGATGCTGCCAAATCCAGGTATGTGCAAGTCTATTCTTGATACAAAACTGCTAAACCCCGTCCTTTTTTCAGAGCCTTCGCCGAGTTCGATTGGAGttctgcagcagcagcagcagacaAAATAGTTGAGCTATAAGGTCAAGCATGATTTAACAACACAAGGAAGAAAGGGAAATCTTTCTTGCAAGGATTGGATTCTATTGGCTTGGCTAACCTTGATTTACTTTCTGTCGTTTCAAATGTAGGCATTGGCCACTGTACTTTCTTACATAATTCATAAAGAGAGGTCCGGGGTCCTCCTTTCTTCGTTTTGATCGAAGCAATGACTGCAAACAAGAACACATAGCATTAAACAATAATTCTTGATCCAAGTAAATAATAAAGGTATACGTGCAAGTATGTCAGCTTAGATAGCAACTCCACAATCGGCTCATACGATGACAAAGAAGAAATATCAGTGCCCAACAAGAATAATGAAATGCTAATGTGGTTCGGAAACTCTATAGTCAACAATGGAAATTTTCCccatttaaattttagatattGGAATCACGTCTTGTATTAAGGGCAATCTGAGGTTCCCAAGTTTGACGACAATTTGAAACTTTATTATAAACTAAATCCATAAATATAACAATAGACTTCAATTGTAAGCACATCTCGT is a window from the Carya illinoinensis cultivar Pawnee chromosome 14, C.illinoinensisPawnee_v1, whole genome shotgun sequence genome containing:
- the LOC122293486 gene encoding probable glucan endo-1,3-beta-glucosidase A6 translates to KLSVETTESNYKPLPKLMNSEPYKGKIWCLVAKGPNRSEVRSALSYASSQGNKTCDPIQLGKRCHKPDSVTWHASYEFSSYWTQFRWSGGTCYFNGLATQAVKYPSYGSCKFPSATL